A single window of Plasmodium reichenowi strain SY57 chromosome 14, whole genome shotgun sequence DNA harbors:
- a CDS encoding DNA/RNA-binding protein KIN17, putative — MPRAEPGTPKWLANKMKAKGLQKLKWYCQMCEKQCRDENGFKCHRLSEAHQRQMQIFCQDANKFMDDYSAMFEKEFMRLMKTKYCRARILANTVYTNMISDKGHIHMNATVWVTLTDFVLYLGKTGKCKIEQTERGWYLEYIDREKIEREKAYQERKKIEYSYEELKEKKINEAIQEAKKKGTFIESEYTALEKKNDEKIIISSIKTNNDTNSIKDLKPNVNIFLDKNLLKQDSQNKKKSIIDDKNTNHHSNAKNKRPLSELDLLILENEEKKKHKNNDTSKLKNNPNYAYISELHNEHKENQKNEHENEYYNDNPSEENDNSIWIFKNIIVKIIDKTHKYYNHKGVIKYISRKDKYKCEIKLNNSTDIVYAYQKQLETVIPNIGRKVVVLKGKYKGSCAVIKKVLPDEDLVVVNIYNKSLDKFISEERMSYDDVSKLNDKI; from the exons ATGCCTAGAGCCGAACCGGGAACTCCAAAATGGCTAGCTAATAAAATGAAGGCAAAAGGCCTTCAGAAATTAAAGTGGTATTGTCAAATGTGTGAAAAACAATGTAGAGATGAAAATGGATTTAAATGTCATAGATTATCAGAAGCGCATCAAAGACAAATGCAAATATTTTGTCAGGATGCAAATAAATTTATGGATGATTATTCAGCTATGTTTGAAAAAGAATTCATGAGATTGATGAAAACGAAATATTGTAGAGCTCGTATTTTAGCTAATACGGTATATACTAACATGATAAGTGATAAAGGgcatatacatatgaaCGCAACCGTTTGGGTTACTTTAACTGATTTTGTTTTATACTTAGGAAAAACAGGAAAGTGTAAAATTGAACAAACGGAAAGAGGATGGTATTTAGAATATATTGACAGAGAAAAAATAGAACGAGAAAAAGCTTATcaagaaagaaaaaaaatagaatactcatatgaagaattaaaagaaaagaaaattaatGAAGCAATTCAAGAAGCTAAGAAAAAAGGAACTTTCATTGAATCTGAATATACTGcattagaaaaaaaaaatgatgaaaaaattattatttcatcaataaaaacaaataatgaTACCAATTCTATTAAAGATTTAAAACcaaatgttaatatatttttagataaaaatttattaaagCAAGATAGTcaaaataagaaaaaatcaattattgatgataaaaatacaaaCCATCATAGTAATGCGAAAAATAAGAGACCTTTATCAGAATTGGATTTATTGATTTTAGAAAAcgaagaaaaaaaaaaacacaaaaataatgatacTTCGAAATTAAAGAATAACCCAAATTATGCATACATATCGGAATTACATAATGAACATAAGGAAAACcaaaaaaatgaacatgaaaatgaatattataatgataatccatctgaagaaaatgataatagTATATGgatttttaaaaatataatagtTAAGATAATTGATAAGACccataaatattataatcataaaGGTGTTATAAAGTATATTTCGCGGAAGGATAAATATAAGTGtgaaataaaattgaaTAACAGCACAGATATAGTATATGCATATCAGAAACAACTGGAAACAGTCATACCTAATATTGGTAGAAAGGTTGTTGTattaaaaggaaaatataaaggGTCCTGTGcagtaataaaaaag GTTTTACCAGATGAAGATTTGGTTGtagttaatatatacaataaatCATTAG ATAAATTTATTAGCGAAGAACGTATGTCTTACGATGATGTGAGtaaattaaatgataaaatttag
- a CDS encoding hypothetical protein (conserved Plasmodium protein, unknown function), whose protein sequence is MQSSNDTEKDVLLNEKCKKEIFNTNNDEYFNEISNESDKKVSYHNECSIIQEIPFVDYYNYKYEKLNKYDEEKECYLINDDNTSSCSSSCSSSCSSNKCQENDCDKEINEEINYNKSFNKCIYDKKNYRNKVEANVNIDIKKCTYKKHIKEKNRNEFLKQCEFNKDGSCYYTISNSNNLNMFATDLSLLNFLQNNEQDEYMKNLDTLYDIYNNMDEVELLKRNNSWLHMKFDEHLYDCKFYPYFEWNDSNSCFFSACSKNKPVSLYSAFDGSELMSFKPMNECNELCNCYSLCFHPEKNWLLCGTNKSIKVFDFNKPSETLENRILSTRKGKGQKGIISTIEYKNEGYGKNSIYAVGDYNDCLYVYADNCDHKNDYILKIENKKNSNGITCVKWYQEFFILSGSRNCSYIYLYDIRNVKDYIQKYERHALTNQQYLFDIYKDYLLCGDTFGYIYIYNITNNRLINKYFVNRYSPIISINKHPIYPLLLTGSGTRRFYENNDYPIDIITNIINSKNTHIKNLYNISNEEKQENNKKFPSLSKYINSVCTILMDFPR, encoded by the coding sequence ATGCAATCGTCTAATGATACAGAAAAAGatgtattattaaatgaaaaatgtaagaaggaaatatttaacacaaataatgatgaatatTTCAATGAAATATCCAACGAATCAGATAAAAAAGTTTCATATCATAACGAATGTTCTATTATTCAAGAAATACCTTTTGTagattattataattataaatatgagaaattaaataaatatgatgaagaaaaagaatGTTATTTGattaatgatgataatacCTCATCATGTTCATCATCATGTTCATCATCATGTTCATCAAATAAGTGTCAAGAAAATGATTGTGATAAGgaaataaatgaagaaataaattataataaaagtttTAATAAGTGtatttatgataaaaaaaattatagaaATAAAGTGGAAGCAAATGTTAATattgatataaaaaaatgtacttataagaaacatataaaagaaaaaaatagaaatgaatttttaaaacaGTGTGAATTTAATAAAGACGGAAGTTGTTATTATACCATTTctaatagtaataatttaaatatgtttGCTACCGATTTGTCcttattaaattttttacaGAATAATGAACAAGAtgaatatatgaaaaatttagatacattatatgatatatacAACAATATGGATGAAGTggaattattaaaaagaaataatagTTGGCTACATATGAAATTTGATGaacatttatatgattGTAAATTTTATCCTTATTTTGAATGGAATGATTCGAATAGCTGTTTTTTTTCAGCATGTTCAAAAAATAAGCCAGTTTCTTTATATAGCGCTTTTGATGGTTCCGAATTAATGTCTTTTAAGCCAATGAATGAATGCAATGAATTATGTAACTGTTATTCGTTATGTTTTCATCCAGAAAAAAATTGGTTATTATGTGGTACAAACAAATCTATAAAGGTATTTGATTTTAACAAACCTTCTGAAACCTTAGAAAATAGGATTTTAAGTACAAGAAAGGGTAAAGGACAAAAAGGCATTATATCCACtatagaatataaaaatgaaggATATGGTAAAAATTCTATATATGCAGTTGGGGATTATAATGATTGCTTATATGTATATGCAGATAATTGTGatcataaaaatgattatattttaaaaattgaaaataaaaaaaattccaATGGAATAACATGTGTTAAATGGTATCAAgaatttttcattttaagTGGAAGTAGAAATTGctcttatatatatttatatgatataagAAATGTTAAAGACTATATACAAAAGTATGAAAGACATGCTTTAACAAACCaacaatatttatttgatatatataaagattaTCTTTTATGTGGTGATACATTTggttatatatacatatataatataacaaataatagattaataaacaaatattttgttaacAGATATTCTCCAATTATATCAATAAACAAACATCCTATTTATCCACTTCTCTTAACAGGGTCTGGAACCAGACGGTTTTACgaaaataatgattatcctattgatataataacaaatattattaatagtaagaacacacatataaaaaatttatacaatatatcaaatgaggaaaaacaagaaaataataaaaagtttCCATCCTtatctaaatatataaatagtgTCTGTACTATTCTTATGGATTTTCcaagataa
- a CDS encoding 1-deoxy-D-xylulose 5-phosphate reductoisomerase, putative, whose amino-acid sequence MKKYIYIYFFFITITINDLVINNTSKCVSIERRKNNAYINYGIGYNGPDNKITKSRRCKRIKLCKKDLIDIGAIKKPINVAIFGSTGSIGTNALNIIRECNKIENVFNVKALYVNKSVNELYEQAREFLPEYLCIHDKSVYEELKELVKNIKDYKPIILCGDEGMKEICSSNSIDKIVIGIDSFQGLYSTMYAIMNNKIVALANKESIVSAGFFLKKLLNIHKNAKVIPVDSEHSAIFQCLDNNKVLKTKCLQDNFSKINNINKIFLCSSGGPFQKLTMDELKNVTSENALKHPKWKMGKKITIDSATMMNKGLEVIETHFLFDVDYNDIEVIVHKECIIHSCVEFIDKSVISQMYYPDMQIPILYSLTWPDRIKTNLKPLDLAQVSTLTFHKPSLEHFPCIKLAYQAGIKGNFYPTVLNASNEIANNLFLNNKIKYFDISSIISQVLESFNSQKVSENSEDLMKQILQIHSWAKEKATDIYNKHNSS is encoded by the coding sequence atgaagaaatatatttatatatattttttcttcatcacAATAACTATTAATGATTtagtaataaataatacatcAAAATGTGTTTCCATtgaaagaagaaaaaataacGCGTATATAAATTATGGTATAGGATATAATGGACcagataataaaataacaaagAGTAGAAGATGTAAAAGAATAAAGTTATGCAAAAAGGATTTAATAGATATTGGTGCAATAAAGAAACCAATCAATGTAGCAATTTTTGGAAGTACTGGTAGTATAGGTACGAATgctttaaatataataagggagtgtaataaaattgaaaatGTTTTTAATGTTAAGGCATTGTATGTGAATAAGAGTGTGaatgaattatatgaaCAAGCTAGAGAATTCTTACCAGAATATTTGTGTATACATGACAAAAGTGTATATGAAGAATTGAAAGAATTggtaaaaaatataaaagattataaacctataatattatgtgGTGATGAAGGGATGAAAGAAATATGTAGTAGTAATAGTATAGATAAAATAGTTATTGGTATTGATTCTTTTCAAGGATTATATTCTACTATGTATGCaattatgaataataaaattgttGCGTTAGCTAATAAAGAATCCATTGTCTCTGCTGGTTTCtttttaaagaaattattaaatattcataaaaatgCAAAGGTAATACCTGTTGATTCAGAACATAGTGCTATATTTCAATGtttagataataataaggtATTAAAAACTAAATGTTTACAAGACAATTTTTCCAAAattaacaatataaataaaatatttttatgttcatCTGGAGGCCCATTTCAAAAATTAACTATGGAcgaattaaaaaatgtaacaTCAGAAAATGCTTTAAAGCATCCTAAATGGAAAATGGGTAAGAAAATAACTATAGATTCTGCAACTATGATGAATAAAGGTTTAGAAGTTATAGAAacacattttttatttgatgtcgattataatgatatagaAGTTATAGTACATAAAGAATGCATCATACATTCTTGTGTTGAATTTATAGACAAATCAGTAATAAGTCAAATGTATTATCCAGATATGCAAATACcaatattatattcctTAACATGGCCTGATAgaataaaaacaaatttaAAACCTTTAGATTTGGCTCAGGTTTCAACTCTTACATTTCATAAACCTTCTTTAGAACATTTCCCGTGTATTAAATTAGCTTATCAAGCAGGTATAAAAGGAAACTTTTATCCAACTGTACTAAATGCGTCAAATGAAATAGCTAACAACTTAtttttgaataataaaattaaatattttgatatttCCTCTATAATATCGCAAGTTCTTGAATCTTTCAATTCTCAAAAGGTTTCGGAAAATAGTGAAGATTTAATGAAGCAAATTCTACAAATACATTCTTGGGCCAAAGAAAAAGCTACCGATATATACAACAAACATAATTCTTCATAg
- a CDS encoding DNA-3-methyladenine glycosylase, putative: MEKMNEFSYNNNNNNNNNDRGSLKLKQLRNSIKGKKRKHDSIRKDNDIINASKVIIKKNVMTTQLFDDINKLSYVYFLLKYYFDNNPMKILNENFYLKDDVLYITEILIGHILWVFDEKQNKLYGSRIIELESYNGVNDKASHAYNNRKTNRNMSMFEKGGISYVYLCYGIHNCLNIVTNLQNIPDAILVRSTEPLYNIQYFLSNKFEKISQYLLSNSIFIHKNIKEQQKNNSTPKNKRNQQGNISNKDGNIINETNYLTKIDELINIFKMIKKKQLFKLCSGPGCVTKSQDITRKDDKQYFYVGTNIEKENKTNTINNNNNNNNNCSNLQKNSKYFNNNDYTKKNNNKSNNIHSDNDSSIDRSNCTKENKQTNHCKKEYIQDHVNYNELMEYYYFLGNIHEIHKSRFFITLCPSINDIMLFFENLNNPTYGNKHNYIYNIFNEHKNVLLQYFHFMKWDKENFIVQKDKRIGISYAQEAALYDYRFLLKNHPSVSIFPK; the protein is encoded by the coding sequence atggaaaaaatgAACGAATTCTcgtataataataataataataataataataatgatagaGGTTCActaaaattaaaacaatTACGTAATTCTATTAAGggaaagaaaagaaaacatGATAGTATAAGAAAAGAcaatgatataataaatgcATCCAAggttattataaaaaaaaatgttatgaCGACACAATTGTTTgatgatattaataaattgagttatgtatatttcttattaaaatattattttgataataatccaatgaaaatattaaatgaaaatttcTATCTTAAAGATgatgtattatatattacagAAATATTAATAGGTCATATTTTATGGGTTTTTGACGagaaacaaaataaattatatggTTCTAGGATTATTGAATTGGAATCCTATAACGGTGTAAATGATAAAGCATCACATgcttataataatagaaaaaCAAATAGGAATATGTCTATGTTTGAAAAAGGTGGAATCAgttatgtatatttatgttatgGTATTCATAATTGTTTAAATATTGTTACAAATCTTCAAAATATACCTGATGCAATTTTAGTTAGATCAACTGAACCAttgtataatattcaatattttttatcaaataaatttgaaaaaatatctCAATATCTTTTGTCAAATTCTATATtcatacataaaaatattaaagaacaacaaaaaaataattcaacaccaaaaaataaaaggaaCCAACAAGGGAACATATCAAACAAAGAtggaaatattattaatgaaACAAATTACCTAACAAAAATTGAtgaattaattaatatatttaaaatgataaagaaaaagcAATTGTTCAAATTATGTAGTGGTCCTGGATGTGTAACAAAAAGTCAAGATATAACCAGGAAAGATGataaacaatatttttatgtggGCACGAATATTGAGAAGgaaaacaaaacaaatacaattaataataataataataataataataattgttCGAACCTTCAGAAGAattcaaaatatttcaataataatgattatacaaaaaaaaacaataacAAAAGTAACAATATACATAGCGATAATGATTCTTCTATAGATAGAAGTAATTGCacaaaagaaaacaaacaaacaaatCATTGCAAGAAGGAATATATACAAGATCATGTGAACTATAATGAACTAAtggaatattattattttttaggTAACATTCATGAAATACACAAAAGCagattttttattactcTTTGTCCATCgataaatgatataatgCTTTTTTTTGAAAACCTAAATAATCCTACATACGGAAACaaacataattatatatacaatatatttaatgaacataaaaatgtattattacaatattttcattttatgaaatgggataaagaaaattttattGTTCAAAAGGATAAAAGGATAGGAATAAGTTATGCCCAAGAAGCTGCCCTATATGATTATCGatttttattaaagaaTCATCCATCCGTATCTATTTTTCccaaataa
- a CDS encoding 50S ribosomal protein L22, apicoplast, putative encodes MIRKIKLIIIMLIFQVLLDEIILVYNLRFSDNKKYDLAFIKGDNNKIIIRNNSLRNNTIIKKTCEKDKFVLNNICQTKEENKLVDTISSNDNITMDSNNLLYDDMDLFENDGLQLKQWYFPEKVKEKWKEKHIENVRDNYKKVLLNNKYNELFNMYRNIKKNNIENYKKRVKTNRINPVIYVKKRLVSATAKYIKMSFMKTRKILWKIRYMPIIKAFAFLYYYGTNKYTVNIYKCIKSCLHNAINKYGKNNIKPVFHTLQANMGGYTKKINIRARGKTDIIREPHTHIRVVLEV; translated from the coding sequence ATGATACGAAAAATTAAATTGATCATAATCATGTTAATTTTTCAAGTACTATTGgatgaaataatattagtaTATAACCTCCGTTTTAGtgataacaaaaaatatgatttGGCATTTATAAAaggtgataataataaaataatcataagaaataattctttaaGAAATAAcacaataataaaaaaaacatgtGAAAAAGATAAGTTTGTATTAAATAACATATGTCAAACAAAAGAAGAGAACAAATTAGTTGATACAATTTCATCGAATGACAATATTACAATGGatagtaataatttattatatgatgataTGGATTTATTTGAAAATGATGGATTACAATTAAAGCAATGGTATTTTCCAGAAAAAGTAAAAGAGAAATGGAAAGAAAAACATATTGAAAATGTAAGAGACAATTATAAGAAGGTCctattaaataataaatataatgaactatttaatatgtatagaaacataaaaaaaaataatatagaaaattataagaaGAGAGTTAAAACTAATCGAATAAATCCTGTTATTTATGTTAAGAAAAGATTAGTTTCTGCTACAGccaaatatattaaaatgtcTTTTATGAAAACAAGAAAAATTCTATGGAAAATTAGATATATGCCAATTATTAAAGCATTTGCgtttctttattattatggtactaataaatatacagTCAACATTTACAAATGTATAAAATCATGTCTACATAATGctattaataaatatggaaaaaataacataaaacCTGTTTTCCATACTCTCCAAGCTAATATGGGAGGATATactaaaaaaattaatattagGGCACGAGGAAAAACAGATATCATAAGAGAACCTCATACACATATTCGTGTCGTTTTAGAagtttaa